A single region of the Lactobacillus isalae genome encodes:
- a CDS encoding GntR family transcriptional regulator, protein MAAEAKYLKVARILQKRIEDGVYKTQAPLPDQKTLADELHVSRLTVKKALDGLQRKGLVYKESGLGTFVLGPVPIQDKFDSPANAFSGLANLLGSDEVTSDIIEFNVEFPNEDVQHYLKLKSSDPVYNIRRLRRLEGKPLILEHTFMPVNLVPNLNEVILHNSIYNYLHQNLKLKFGVAYRKIKATKADDWDQKYLDAKKDDPILELEQIVWLNNGQPVEYSTSRNRYDERNYVVLETNSF, encoded by the coding sequence ATGGCTGCGGAAGCAAAATACTTAAAAGTTGCTCGAATTCTACAAAAAAGAATTGAAGATGGAGTCTACAAAACTCAGGCTCCCCTTCCTGACCAAAAAACACTTGCAGACGAATTACACGTAAGCCGTTTGACTGTAAAAAAAGCCTTAGATGGACTACAAAGAAAAGGCCTTGTTTATAAAGAATCAGGGTTAGGTACTTTTGTATTAGGGCCAGTCCCAATTCAAGATAAATTTGATTCACCAGCTAATGCCTTTAGTGGCTTAGCTAACTTACTTGGATCAGATGAAGTTACCAGCGACATTATTGAGTTCAATGTTGAATTTCCTAATGAAGATGTTCAACATTACTTAAAATTAAAGTCTAGTGATCCTGTTTATAATATTCGTCGCTTAAGACGACTTGAAGGAAAGCCACTGATTCTAGAACATACCTTTATGCCTGTCAACTTAGTTCCTAACTTAAACGAAGTTATCTTACACAATTCAATCTATAATTATCTTCACCAAAACTTAAAACTTAAATTTGGCGTTGCATATCGTAAGATTAAGGCTACTAAGGCAGATGATTGGGATCAAAAATACCTTGATGCTAAAAAAGATGACCCAATTTTAGAGCTTGAACAAATCGTATGGTTAAACAATGGTCAACCAGTTGAATATTCAACCAGTCGCAATCGCTACGATGAACGAAATTACGTCGTTTTAGAAACAAACAGCTTTTAA
- a CDS encoding PTS lactose/cellobiose transporter subunit IIA, with translation MAQENSDNMQVVMGIIMQAGNAKAAAMQAIQAAKKGDFDKADEFIKQANEGLVNAHNVQTDMLTQEAQGNHVKVDLYMVHAQDHLMTAITFIDLAKEVVAVYKKMAEK, from the coding sequence ATGGCACAAGAAAATAGCGATAACATGCAAGTTGTAATGGGAATTATTATGCAAGCAGGTAATGCAAAAGCTGCTGCTATGCAAGCAATTCAAGCTGCTAAAAAAGGCGATTTTGACAAGGCTGACGAATTTATTAAACAAGCAAATGAAGGCTTAGTAAATGCTCACAATGTTCAAACTGATATGCTAACTCAAGAAGCACAAGGTAACCACGTAAAAGTTGACCTTTACATGGTTCACGCTCAAGACCACTTAATGACAGCTATTACTTTTATTGATTTAGCTAAAGAAGTAGTAGCTGTTTACAAAAAAATGGCTGAAAAATAA
- a CDS encoding PTS sugar transporter subunit IIB — protein MADKTIMLACSAGMSTSLLVSKMQNAAKEKGKDYKIFATAASGIQDEIDKEHPDVLMLGPQVQYMEDSVKKITDAAGIPLAVINMQDYGMMNGEHVLETAQELMGDK, from the coding sequence ATGGCAGACAAAACTATTATGCTTGCTTGTTCAGCAGGTATGTCAACTTCATTATTAGTATCAAAGATGCAAAACGCAGCTAAAGAAAAAGGTAAGGATTACAAAATCTTTGCTACTGCAGCATCAGGTATTCAAGATGAAATTGATAAGGAACACCCAGATGTATTGATGCTTGGACCTCAAGTTCAATACATGGAAGACAGTGTTAAGAAGATTACTGATGCAGCAGGCATCCCATTAGCAGTTATCAACATGCAAGACTACGGTATGATGAATGGTGAACATGTTCTTGAAACTGCTCAAGAATTAATGGGCGACAAATAG
- a CDS encoding PTS sugar transporter subunit IIC, with translation MNDQKQSGFSVFVNKHILPPVMKFVNTKAIQALQNGMIYTLPFILIGSIFLILGNIPIPAVANAINASGWGAFFNQAYTTTFNVMALWASVGIAYIYVKNEGYEPLAPGLTSCAAFLMLQTLTIDSPLKNAMANGIDGGMSAKAVTENIDKLPHALQTFLESPVAGVFNITWLGGDGMIAAIIIGLLVGWIYSAIMRKGWTIKLPEQVPAAVSNQFTAMIPSGIILMGSMLIYAGFKLTTGSDFLQWTYKTLQIPLQGISDSLGGAIAIGFLVPFFWFFGVHGGLIVGSLAGPMLQANSFDNAQLFKAGKLTIANGAHVVTNEFYNNFINLTGSGITIGLIIFILIAAKSAQLRSIGKVELVPGIFNINEPFLFGLPIVMNPFLAIPFFLTPVVVAISTYFVIKTGIVPPLNGFACPWTMPAVISGFLIGGWKMAIWQACTLVISTLIYWPFAKKYDNILVKRENAALKKDEAEGK, from the coding sequence ATGAATGATCAAAAACAATCGGGCTTTAGTGTGTTTGTTAACAAACATATCTTGCCCCCAGTAATGAAATTTGTTAACACAAAAGCAATTCAAGCCTTACAAAATGGTATGATTTATACTTTACCATTTATCCTTATCGGATCTATCTTCCTAATTTTAGGAAATATTCCTATTCCAGCTGTAGCTAATGCAATTAATGCTTCCGGTTGGGGGGCTTTCTTTAACCAAGCCTATACAACAACTTTTAACGTCATGGCTCTATGGGCATCAGTTGGTATTGCTTATATTTATGTCAAAAATGAAGGATACGAACCATTAGCACCAGGTTTAACTTCATGCGCTGCGTTCTTAATGCTTCAAACTTTAACTATTGATAGTCCATTGAAGAACGCTATGGCTAATGGTATTGATGGCGGAATGAGCGCTAAAGCTGTAACTGAAAATATTGATAAGTTACCACATGCTTTACAGACATTCCTAGAATCTCCAGTTGCAGGTGTATTTAACATTACTTGGCTAGGTGGAGACGGAATGATCGCCGCAATTATCATTGGGTTATTAGTTGGCTGGATTTATTCAGCAATTATGAGAAAAGGTTGGACTATTAAGTTACCTGAACAAGTCCCGGCAGCTGTTTCTAACCAATTTACTGCTATGATTCCCTCAGGAATTATTTTAATGGGCTCAATGCTTATTTACGCAGGCTTCAAATTAACTACTGGCTCAGACTTCTTGCAATGGACTTATAAAACTCTTCAAATTCCACTTCAAGGCATTTCTGACTCACTTGGTGGTGCCATTGCAATTGGATTCTTAGTACCATTCTTCTGGTTCTTTGGTGTTCACGGTGGTTTAATCGTTGGTTCTCTTGCTGGTCCTATGCTTCAAGCAAACTCATTTGATAACGCACAATTATTTAAGGCTGGTAAATTAACTATTGCTAATGGTGCACACGTTGTTACTAACGAATTCTACAACAACTTTATTAACTTAACTGGTTCAGGTATTACCATTGGTTTAATTATCTTTATCTTAATTGCTGCTAAATCAGCACAATTACGTTCAATTGGTAAAGTTGAATTAGTTCCTGGTATCTTTAACATTAACGAACCATTCCTATTTGGTTTACCTATTGTTATGAACCCATTCTTAGCAATTCCATTCTTCTTAACTCCAGTTGTAGTCGCAATTTCAACTTACTTTGTAATTAAAACCGGTATTGTTCCCCCTCTTAACGGTTTTGCTTGTCCATGGACAATGCCTGCTGTTATCTCAGGTTTCCTAATTGGTGGCTGGAAGATGGCAATTTGGCAAGCATGTACTTTGGTGATTTCAACTTTAATCTACTGGCCATTTGCTAAGAAGTATGACAACATCCTTGTTAAACGTGAAAATGCAGCTCTTAAGAAAGACGAAGCTGAAGGTAAATAA
- a CDS encoding glycoside hydrolase family 1 protein has protein sequence MNKKKMPKDFFWGNSVSSMQTEGAWNEDGKGLSVYDVRPATENTTDWHTAIDEYHRYEEDLDLMKEMNMNMYRIQISWSRVCPEGDGEFNPKGIEFYDKLVDAMLKRGIEPMICLYHFDMPLHLAKEYNGFMSRHVVDAFVRFGKKMIDHFSDRVKYWIVFNEHNLYFQDEVFNISGYEKGDKSLDDMYTIFHHTMISHIRLANYIHEKYDDVKIGGMLAYQQIYPETSKATDVWAAKQVQEFLNFNIYDADTGRGYSPEVMQYAKDHHINWDITDEDKEEMKKAKADFLAFSYYSSWTLSADKIPKDAAPNRYMNYGGVENKYLKTNDWGWTIDPLGFRNAITTMYNHYKIPVFPIENGIGLKETWDGEHMIEDDERIAYHEEHIKAMKDAMFLDGAKVLGYLGWGLIDIPSSHADMEKRYGAVYVNRSNHDLKDLKRIPKKSFYWFQKVLKNNGDEL, from the coding sequence ATGAATAAGAAAAAAATGCCTAAAGACTTCTTCTGGGGCAATTCAGTTTCAAGTATGCAAACTGAAGGTGCCTGGAATGAAGATGGTAAAGGCTTATCAGTTTATGATGTACGACCTGCTACTGAAAACACAACAGATTGGCACACCGCAATTGATGAGTATCATCGCTACGAAGAAGATTTAGACCTAATGAAAGAAATGAATATGAATATGTATCGTATTCAAATTTCTTGGTCTCGAGTTTGTCCTGAAGGAGACGGGGAATTTAATCCCAAAGGAATTGAGTTTTATGACAAACTAGTTGACGCCATGCTTAAACGTGGTATTGAACCAATGATTTGTCTTTATCACTTCGACATGCCACTACATTTAGCTAAAGAATATAACGGCTTTATGTCAAGACATGTTGTCGATGCCTTTGTCAGATTTGGTAAAAAGATGATTGATCATTTTTCAGATCGTGTTAAATACTGGATTGTTTTTAATGAGCATAATCTCTACTTCCAAGATGAAGTATTTAATATTTCTGGCTATGAAAAAGGCGATAAATCTTTAGACGATATGTACACAATCTTTCACCATACAATGATTAGCCACATTCGTTTAGCTAATTATATTCATGAAAAATATGATGATGTAAAAATTGGCGGCATGCTAGCTTACCAACAAATTTATCCAGAAACTTCAAAGGCTACTGACGTTTGGGCTGCTAAGCAAGTTCAAGAATTTTTGAACTTTAATATTTATGATGCAGATACTGGACGTGGTTACTCGCCAGAAGTTATGCAGTATGCAAAAGATCATCATATTAACTGGGATATTACTGATGAAGACAAAGAAGAAATGAAAAAAGCAAAAGCTGACTTCCTAGCTTTCAGTTATTACTCTTCTTGGACTCTCTCCGCCGATAAAATTCCAAAAGATGCAGCACCTAACCGTTACATGAATTATGGCGGTGTTGAAAACAAATATCTCAAGACTAATGATTGGGGCTGGACGATTGATCCACTTGGTTTTAGAAACGCCATTACGACAATGTACAACCATTACAAGATCCCAGTTTTCCCAATTGAAAACGGAATCGGCTTAAAAGAAACTTGGGACGGTGAGCATATGATCGAAGATGATGAGAGAATTGCTTACCATGAAGAACATATCAAAGCAATGAAAGATGCAATGTTCTTAGATGGTGCCAAAGTTCTTGGCTACCTTGGCTGGGGATTAATTGACATTCCAAGTTCACACGCCGATATGGAAAAGCGTTATGGTGCTGTTTACGTTAACCGTTCAAATCACGATTTAAAAGATCTAAAGCGTATCCCAAAGAAATCATTTTATTGGTTCCAAAAAGTTTTAAAGAATAATGGAGACGAATTATAA
- a CDS encoding ROK family protein, which yields MNLIAIDIGGTTIKIATWINQKLKMVFTIDTPDNLDNFYEELTDAVNEIKAKNKIDGVAISSPGAVNKKTGVIEGASALPYIHNFKIVPELEKKFGLPVSIENDANCAALAELVDGSAKGCSSMAFLVIGTGVGGSIIINNQIWHGAHLYGGEFGFMIIDGQQLSALASPVSMAKRYNEKTGKDFDGKTVFELADTDDLVAQEERGKLIHALATAIYNIQHSFDPEKIIIGGGISQNPELVPLLSDAVDKIRNNLGIATIKPNLDICTLKNEANLRGAVADFEKEH from the coding sequence ATGAACTTAATTGCAATTGATATTGGCGGTACAACAATCAAGATCGCTACTTGGATAAACCAAAAACTAAAAATGGTCTTTACGATTGATACACCTGATAATTTAGATAATTTCTATGAAGAATTAACTGATGCTGTAAACGAAATCAAAGCAAAAAATAAGATTGATGGAGTTGCCATCTCATCTCCTGGGGCTGTTAATAAAAAGACTGGAGTAATCGAAGGCGCCAGTGCCCTTCCTTATATCCATAACTTTAAAATTGTACCTGAGTTAGAAAAGAAATTTGGCTTGCCAGTAAGTATTGAAAATGATGCAAATTGTGCCGCTCTAGCTGAACTTGTTGACGGATCTGCTAAAGGGTGCAGCAGCATGGCCTTCTTAGTTATTGGAACCGGAGTTGGCGGTAGTATCATCATTAATAACCAGATTTGGCACGGTGCTCATCTTTATGGCGGGGAATTTGGCTTTATGATTATTGATGGTCAACAACTTAGCGCCTTAGCCTCCCCAGTTTCAATGGCTAAACGTTACAATGAAAAAACTGGTAAAGATTTTGATGGTAAGACAGTATTTGAACTTGCTGACACTGACGACTTAGTTGCACAAGAAGAACGTGGCAAATTAATTCATGCTCTTGCTACCGCAATTTATAATATTCAACACAGCTTTGATCCAGAAAAAATTATCATTGGCGGCGGAATTTCTCAAAATCCAGAATTAGTTCCACTTCTTAGCGATGCCGTAGATAAGATACGAAATAATTTAGGAATTGCGACAATTAAACCTAATTTAGATATCTGCACATTAAAAAATGAAGCAAATTTGCGTGGAGCTGTTGCAGATTTTGAAAAAGAGCATTAA
- a CDS encoding CPBP family intramembrane glutamic endopeptidase, whose translation MNTPSSRQGNLTRYAVYLVLYLIVIGVKKLTLLSDRVNKIGYFFFLIFALFTLYFYIRQFNREQRFFEKKPSMPLLADYGFIVGVSILVILGRIFISYLQAKGTVPLMNFQVIYQKGECNLLFWFYIFSIGILIPAMQVYLTTGFFFNYGFRAQNMTSGIVGIICSGFFFGILNFQTSFTLFIINSLYGMLLAWSYLYSQRIMMPIYLAILNGIFMVILA comes from the coding sequence ATGAATACGCCATCATCAAGGCAGGGAAATTTAACTAGATATGCTGTTTATTTGGTTCTTTATTTAATAGTAATTGGAGTAAAGAAATTAACATTATTGAGTGACCGAGTAAATAAGATTGGATACTTTTTCTTTCTGATCTTTGCGCTTTTTACCTTATATTTCTATATCAGACAATTTAATCGCGAACAGCGTTTTTTTGAAAAAAAGCCAAGTATGCCACTTTTAGCAGATTACGGATTTATTGTGGGAGTTTCGATCTTAGTGATTCTAGGAAGAATTTTCATTTCATATTTGCAGGCTAAGGGAACAGTTCCGTTGATGAATTTTCAAGTAATTTATCAAAAGGGTGAGTGCAATCTCTTATTTTGGTTTTATATTTTTTCAATCGGAATATTGATACCGGCAATGCAAGTGTATTTAACTACCGGTTTTTTCTTTAATTATGGTTTTAGAGCCCAAAATATGACTAGCGGAATAGTTGGGATAATTTGCTCAGGCTTTTTCTTCGGAATTCTCAATTTTCAAACATCATTTACCTTGTTTATTATTAACAGTCTTTACGGGATGCTTCTTGCTTGGTCGTATCTATATTCACAGCGAATAATGATGCCGATTTACCTAGCAATTTTAAATGGAATTTTTATGGTTATCTTGGCATAA
- a CDS encoding SOS response-associated peptidase family protein — translation MCSHYEMPSLKEIKTYLISDLKLPLVVPKNIEDKFSNVSQIYPKSSSLVMLYSEDELKLVEKKWGYPSPFQKNRVIYNARVERFYEEKPSMWDASFARQRCIILANEFWESSKQTYLASNNKTYHEHSSFTAKDEPMALIAGIYQGDDFSMVTTTSNSTVLPVHERMPLVLKPSELRRWLFQNFTSLLDRSEYNLDRHQLPHR, via the coding sequence ATGTGCAGTCACTATGAAATGCCTTCTCTTAAGGAGATAAAAACTTACTTAATTAGTGACTTGAAACTGCCATTAGTAGTTCCTAAAAATATTGAAGATAAATTTTCTAATGTTAGTCAAATTTATCCTAAATCTTCATCTCTAGTCATGCTGTATAGCGAAGATGAATTAAAACTGGTCGAAAAGAAATGGGGCTATCCAAGTCCTTTTCAAAAAAATCGCGTCATCTATAATGCACGCGTAGAAAGATTTTATGAAGAAAAACCATCAATGTGGGACGCATCCTTTGCTCGGCAGCGCTGCATTATTCTAGCCAATGAATTCTGGGAAAGCAGCAAGCAAACCTATCTAGCATCAAACAATAAAACTTATCATGAACATTCATCTTTTACAGCTAAAGATGAACCAATGGCCTTAATTGCCGGTATCTATCAAGGCGATGACTTTTCAATGGTAACAACTACTTCTAATAGCACTGTACTTCCTGTTCATGAACGGATGCCACTTGTTCTAAAGCCATCTGAATTGCGCCGCTGGCTATTTCAAAATTTCACTTCTCTGCTTGATCGCTCAGAATATAATTTAGATCGACACCAGTTGCCACATCGTTAG
- the trpS gene encoding tryptophan--tRNA ligase → MTKEILLTGDRPTGKLHIGHYIGSLKNRVKLQNEGKYEPYIMIADTQALTDNARDPEKIKNSLIQVALDYLAVGLDPEKSTIYVQSQIPALFELTAYYMDLVTVARLERNPTVKTEIKQKNFKDSIPVGFLNYPVSQAADITAFKATVVPVGDDQEPMLEQTREIVRTFNRVYDTDILVEPKGYFPPKGQGRLPGLDGNAKMSKSLGNAIYLSDDAKTVQKKVMSMYTDPNHIHVEDPGQVEGNTVFTYLDVFAPDKDKVAELKAQYQKGGLGDVKIKRYLNKVLEEELGPIRERREKFAQDPDAVYEMLLEGSKKANEVANQTLQEVREAIGLNYFDRLNK, encoded by the coding sequence ATGACAAAAGAAATTTTATTAACTGGGGACAGACCAACTGGTAAGCTTCACATTGGTCACTATATCGGTTCTTTAAAAAACCGGGTTAAGTTGCAAAATGAAGGTAAATACGAACCATATATTATGATTGCTGATACTCAAGCGCTAACTGATAACGCAAGAGATCCTGAAAAAATTAAAAATAGTTTGATTCAAGTTGCTTTAGATTACTTAGCTGTTGGACTAGATCCTGAAAAATCTACTATTTATGTTCAATCGCAAATTCCTGCTCTTTTTGAGTTAACTGCATACTACATGGATTTAGTAACAGTTGCCCGTCTAGAGAGAAACCCAACTGTTAAGACTGAAATTAAGCAGAAGAATTTTAAGGATTCAATTCCAGTTGGATTTTTAAATTATCCAGTTTCTCAAGCAGCAGATATCACTGCTTTCAAGGCAACTGTAGTTCCAGTTGGGGACGACCAAGAACCAATGCTTGAACAAACTCGTGAAATCGTCCGTACTTTTAATAGAGTTTATGACACTGATATCTTAGTTGAGCCAAAGGGCTACTTCCCACCAAAAGGTCAAGGAAGACTCCCCGGCTTAGATGGAAATGCGAAGATGTCCAAGTCATTAGGAAATGCGATCTATTTGTCTGATGATGCAAAAACAGTTCAAAAGAAAGTTATGTCAATGTATACTGATCCAAATCACATTCACGTAGAAGATCCGGGTCAAGTTGAAGGCAATACTGTATTTACCTATCTTGATGTCTTTGCACCAGACAAGGATAAGGTTGCTGAACTTAAGGCACAATACCAAAAGGGCGGCTTAGGTGACGTTAAGATCAAACGCTACTTAAACAAGGTACTTGAAGAAGAACTTGGACCAATTAGAGAACGACGTGAAAAATTTGCCCAAGATCCAGATGCAGTCTACGAAATGCTCTTAGAAGGATCAAAGAAGGCTAATGAAGTTGCCAACCAAACTTTACAAGAAGTTAGAGAAGCAATTGGTTTAAATTATTTTGATAGATTGAATAAATAA
- a CDS encoding deoxycytidylate deaminase has product MTRDRIPWKQYFMMQALVIAQRSTCDRALVGSVLVKDDRMIATGYNGSVSGQPHCDDVGHLMVDGHCVRTIHSEMNALIQCAKNGISTEGTEIYVTYFPCFNCSKCLVQAGIKKINYYYDYHDNPLALKLLREKGVAIEQVTLDHKYVQSLADRLEKADNEK; this is encoded by the coding sequence ATGACAAGAGACAGGATTCCGTGGAAGCAATATTTTATGATGCAGGCCTTGGTTATTGCACAACGTTCTACCTGTGATCGTGCCCTAGTGGGTAGTGTCTTAGTTAAGGATGATCGCATGATTGCGACTGGCTATAATGGTAGCGTTTCGGGCCAGCCTCACTGCGATGACGTTGGTCACTTGATGGTTGATGGACACTGCGTTAGAACAATTCATTCTGAAATGAATGCTCTAATTCAATGTGCTAAAAATGGTATTTCGACTGAAGGTACTGAAATTTACGTTACTTATTTTCCTTGCTTTAATTGCAGCAAGTGTTTAGTACAGGCTGGTATTAAAAAGATAAACTATTATTACGATTATCATGACAATCCTTTAGCCTTGAAACTATTGCGTGAAAAGGGCGTAGCAATTGAACAAGTAACGCTTGATCATAAATATGTTCAGAGCTTAGCAGATAGATTAGAGAAGGCTGATAATGAAAAATAA
- a CDS encoding TPM domain-containing protein: protein MKNKFIAVFSLLASLLMLTASTSSFVSDPQGLFDNQTKELVNQKNKSYQETKTKPEIRLLSLKKSSDLNRIRPLKNQIIIAAALQDKKKNVQIIVGQNYQNVLSQSKCSNIIRYAGNKLRSSKPETFNSGIRLVFNACATLVAQKDKLSYDKNSLTQDELQKIDHPQSINLVWGLVIAALISFGLVLFKSVRKTR, encoded by the coding sequence ATGAAAAATAAGTTTATTGCAGTATTTTCATTGTTGGCTAGTTTATTAATGTTAACAGCTAGTACAAGTTCATTTGTTAGCGATCCACAAGGCCTATTTGATAATCAAACTAAAGAATTGGTTAATCAAAAAAATAAGAGTTATCAAGAAACTAAAACTAAACCAGAAATTCGTCTTCTAAGTTTAAAAAAGAGTAGCGATTTAAATCGAATTAGGCCTCTGAAAAATCAAATAATCATTGCAGCTGCATTGCAAGACAAAAAGAAAAATGTCCAAATTATTGTTGGTCAAAACTATCAAAATGTTTTGTCCCAAAGTAAATGTAGCAATATTATTCGCTATGCAGGCAATAAATTGAGAAGTAGTAAGCCAGAAACCTTTAATTCTGGTATTCGCTTAGTCTTTAATGCGTGTGCTACTTTAGTTGCGCAAAAAGACAAGCTGTCATATGATAAAAATTCGCTAACGCAAGATGAGCTACAAAAAATAGACCATCCGCAAAGCATAAATTTGGTTTGGGGCTTAGTAATTGCTGCTTTAATTAGTTTTGGGTTAGTCCTCTTTAAAAGCGTTCGCAAAACGAGATAG
- a CDS encoding P-type ATPase, protein MLKINTSGTRHTTDTKLVRRIAREDKFATLQRLKTSISGLPSKDARQRLEKNGPNEIASKQKNTRLQFLCEAFMTPFTIVLLCLAVLSILINYGLNISKQHSLNTALLIILVLVISGILSFVQNIKIRTAIQNLLHSISPTTKVMRDCMPQELATKDLVNGDIILLQAGEVVPADVRLLKSNNITCSATFFTNEGSPIQKSEINSLSQRETNNYLNYSNILYAGTTIISGSGVGVVFATGQRTVFGKLAQNISKMELKKHVFNFDTKNLTRVFIALAAIIVPLFLVINGAVHGNWANALTFALAVVVGITSDAVPVSITSNLLKRSLHNPSSNLMMKKQNQSN, encoded by the coding sequence ATGTTAAAAATCAACACTTCCGGCACAAGACATACTACAGACACCAAGCTGGTGCGCCGGATTGCACGCGAAGATAAGTTTGCAACGCTGCAACGATTAAAAACCTCAATTAGTGGCCTACCAAGTAAAGATGCGAGGCAACGCTTAGAAAAAAATGGCCCTAATGAAATTGCAAGTAAACAAAAAAACACAAGGTTACAATTTTTATGCGAAGCCTTTATGACTCCATTTACAATTGTGCTTTTGTGTTTGGCTGTTTTATCTATTTTAATTAATTATGGCTTAAATATAAGCAAGCAACATAGTTTAAATACTGCACTTTTGATCATCTTAGTTTTAGTTATTTCAGGAATTTTAAGTTTTGTTCAAAACATTAAGATTAGAACAGCAATTCAAAATCTTCTTCATAGTATATCTCCTACTACAAAAGTTATGCGCGATTGTATGCCACAAGAATTAGCAACTAAGGATTTAGTTAACGGAGACATTATTTTGCTTCAAGCTGGTGAAGTAGTTCCAGCTGATGTGAGACTTTTGAAGAGTAACAACATTACTTGTTCAGCTACTTTCTTTACAAATGAGGGTAGCCCTATTCAAAAGAGTGAGATTAATTCTCTAAGTCAAAGAGAGACAAATAATTATTTAAACTATTCAAACATTTTGTATGCTGGTACAACAATTATTTCTGGTTCTGGCGTTGGCGTTGTTTTTGCAACTGGACAAAGAACCGTTTTTGGAAAACTAGCTCAAAATATTTCTAAAATGGAATTAAAGAAGCATGTCTTTAATTTTGATACTAAAAATTTAACTAGAGTCTTTATTGCTTTAGCTGCAATTATTGTTCCTTTGTTTTTGGTGATTAATGGAGCAGTTCACGGTAATTGGGCTAATGCCTTAACTTTTGCTTTAGCAGTGGTTGTTGGAATAACTTCTGATGCTGTACCAGTTTCTATCACAAGTAACTTACTGAAAAGATCATTGCACAATCCGAGTAGCAATCTGATGATGAAGAAACAAAATCAATCTAACTAG